The genomic interval GATCATGGAGTTGCTGATCGCGCGTGGCGCGGACCCGAAGGCTCGCGACGCCAACGGCGTGACGGCAATGGATGCGGCCGGCCGCATGGGCGCCGGCGATGCGCAAGCGCGCCTGAAGGAACTCGGTTCATAAAGCGCACCGTGCCTGGCACGCGGCGCTCCCTCATCTCCGTATGCACGGCACGCACATTGAGATGCCCAATACGCCGCAAACCGCCGCGAACCGCTAGCCTTTCTCCGCCAACAAAGCGTCCACGTCGATCTCCGCCAATTCGCCGATCCGCTCCACCGTCACGTCCGCCGGTGGATTGCTGGCGATCTCTTTCGGATCGAACGCGTAATGCCCCTGGCGGGGAAACACCGTCGTCAGTTTTGCGCCCCACGCCTTTTTCATGGCCGTGAGAATGCGCAGCTTGTCGTCGACCATCACATAGTGGCGCGCGGGATAACACTCCATCACCTGGTCGAGCATCAGCTCTTTGTGGATGTAGATCAGCACGCGCCCTTCGACCTGGTCCCATAGCCCCGAGCGGGCGATCTTGCGCGGCTGGAACACCACGTCGCCGTCGGAGAGGATCACCGTGGGGCCGCGCTTGCCCACATGATCAAGCGCATCCAGCGCACCCGGATACAGGCGGTTCGCAAACGGATATTCGATCAGGAACGACGACATCAACAGCAAGCGCGTGTCCCGTGGACGCTCGGAGCGATACCGCTGCAGCGCGCCCAGATAGTCGGCATAGCCGAGCTCGGTGCGCAGGTTCTCGAAGATTTCCCAGTACCGCGCGCTGTTCTCCGCGCCGAACTCACGCATCATATGCGCGCGCAGATCCGCGAGCACATGGTCGTTGTCCAGCAAGGTGTTGTCGCAGTCGAATAGAAATACGACGTCGTGCGGCGTAGAGGTGGTGGCTGGCATCGCGGCTCCCTGGAATCAGCTTTTCGGCTTGTCGGACGGCGTGGCCGCTTTCTCGGCGTGGCCACCGAAATCGTTCCGCATGGCCGAGAGCACCCGGTTCGCGAAATCCGCCTCGCCGCGCGAACTGAACCGCGCAAACAGCGCCGCGCTCAGCACCGGCGTAGGCACGCCTTCGTCGATGGCGGCCGCCACGGTCCAGCGCCCCTCGCCTGAATCGGATACGCGCCCTGCGTAGTTCTTCAGGTCGACGTCGCTCACGAGCGACCCGGCGATCAGATCGAGCAGCCAGGAACTGATCACGCTGCCACGCCGCCAGACCTCGGTGACGTCGGCGAGATTCAGATCGTACTGGTACAACTCGGGGCGGCGCAGCGGCGAGGTTTCGGCGTCGGCCTCGCGCGCATGTTTGCCGGCGTCGGCGTGATGCAGAATGTTCAAGCCCTCGGCATACGCGGCCATCATGCCGTACTCGATACCGTTGTGAACCATCTTGACGAAGTGCCCCGCACCCTGCGGCCCGCAATGCAGGAAGCCCTGGTCCGCGGTGCTCGATCCGGCGACACGGCCCGGCGTGGCCGGCTCCGAGCCGGCACCCGGCGCGAGCGTCGCGAAAATCGGTTCGAGCCGCTTCACGACCTCCGGCTCGCCGCCGATCATCAGGCAGTAGCCGCGCTCGCGGCCCGCCACGCCGCCGCTCGTGCCGACGTCCACATAGTGAAGCTTGCGCTCGGCCAGTTCGGTGCCGCGGCGAATGTCGTCGTGGTAATAGGAGTTGCCGCCGTCGATCACGATGTCGCCCGGCTCCAGCAAGGGCACGAGCTTCTCGAGCGTCATGTCGACCACGGCGGCCGGCACCATCAGCCACACGGCGCGCGGCTTGTCGAGTTGCGCCACGAGGTCTTCCAGCGACGCCGCGCCCGGCACGCCGTCCTGTTTCAGCTTCTCGACCGCCGCCGGCTGCACGTCGTAGGCGATACACTGCTGACCGCCCTTCGTCAGGCGCCGCACCATGTCGGCGCCCATGCGTCCCAATCCAATCATGCCTAGCTGCATATCTCGCTCCGGAAAGTGCCTCGTTGCGCTGCTGGATGTGCTTCGACGATTTGCTTCGTTCTACTGCGGCTCTGCTGCGTTTTCGCTGAGCGCTTCAGTTGCGGCGCCAGGTTTCGCGCATCGCTACGCTCACTGTAGTGGTGTTTTTTCGCGTGCGCCGGACACACGGTAGCAGCCCAGAAGCGCTCTTGCAGCGAAGCGGGCAGCGCCGTATGCATCGAAAGACGATACGCCCTTTTGCAGAGGTTTTGCGCGGCGTAAAGTTCCTCGCGGTTGCAGTTGCGCTGGATTGCGAGGTGCGGCGCGCGCACAGGCTTCGATTCGGCTGACTACCTTCTTACAGTTCGTTTCGCCGCTGGAGCCGTCGCAGCGGTTTCAGTCGCCGCGTCTAACGCTGCCGCTCCCGCTGTCTGGCCTGCAGCTTGCCATATTGCGAACGCGCAAAACGCTTCACGGCTTTCCACATCAACGGATAGCGATCGCCCGGCACGGCGAACAGCACCAGCGCGCACAGCGCCAGCAAGCCGCAGAACAGAAACGTGCCGCGATAGCTGAACGCCTGCACCAACAAGCCCGACAACACGCCCGAGAGAATCGAGCCAACGCGCGCCGCGTTGAAGAACAGCGCCGTGGCACGGCCCGGCGCGTGCGGCATCAGGTCCTGCACATAGGTCATGCCAAGACACGAGGTCACGGCGACCACGAAGGCGTTGAGCATCTGCATCGGGATCAGCACGTGGACGCTCCCCGCCAGCGACATGCCGACGAAATACACCGCGTGCACCGCGGCGCAAGCGGCTAGCCAGTTAGGCTTGTGCAGCGCCGACGACTTCGCGCCGAGCGCGAGCATCATCGGAATTTCCATCAAGGCGCCGAGGCCGAGCATGATCGATACGTCCAGATGCGTGCCGTTCAGCCCGTGCACGATATAGAGCGGCAGCACGATCATGGTCGCGTTCGCGGCGAGGCCGAGCAGCGTGAGCGCGGCGACCGCGCGGCCGATGTCGTTGGCCGAGGCGACGCCCGGCAGATTTTCGTGCGCCTCTTCGCCTGGCGTGGTGAGCGGCGGCACGGTGATCGAGGCCGACGGCTCCGACGCGGTGTCTTCCACCGTGTGATCGCCCAGATGGCCTTGCGGCTCGCGCATGCGCCAGACGATCGTCGCGCACGCGCCGAAACTGGCCGCGGCGAACAGGAAAAGGCCGTAAAAGCTGCTGGCGGCGAGCACCAGCGCGCCCACCGACGGCCCGAACACCCACGCCGCCGACAGAATGGTCCGCAAGGTCGCGCTGGCGAATACGCGCTCCGCCGGATCCGCGACCGGCAAGGCCGCGCGACTGAACGAGAACACCATTGAAATGGCCGAGCCGCCCGCGCCGATAAAGACGATGCCGACCACCAGCAGCAGCCGGTAATCACGCACCACGCACAAACA from Paraburkholderia phytofirmans PsJN carries:
- a CDS encoding HAD family hydrolase, which gives rise to MPATTSTPHDVVFLFDCDNTLLDNDHVLADLRAHMMREFGAENSARYWEIFENLRTELGYADYLGALQRYRSERPRDTRLLLMSSFLIEYPFANRLYPGALDALDHVGKRGPTVILSDGDVVFQPRKIARSGLWDQVEGRVLIYIHKELMLDQVMECYPARHYVMVDDKLRILTAMKKAWGAKLTTVFPRQGHYAFDPKEIASNPPADVTVERIGELAEIDVDALLAEKG
- a CDS encoding sugar efflux transporter codes for the protein MLKTSRFFDLLRIPGFKPLAAATLMLGVAMSFTAPYLSLFGVERAGMTPFRLGVFMTLIAASGVLASTFAGRWSDASGRHRPLLLAALIAAALGYLCLCVVRDYRLLLVVGIVFIGAGGSAISMVFSFSRAALPVADPAERVFASATLRTILSAAWVFGPSVGALVLAASSFYGLFLFAAASFGACATIVWRMREPQGHLGDHTVEDTASEPSASITVPPLTTPGEEAHENLPGVASANDIGRAVAALTLLGLAANATMIVLPLYIVHGLNGTHLDVSIMLGLGALMEIPMMLALGAKSSALHKPNWLAACAAVHAVYFVGMSLAGSVHVLIPMQMLNAFVVAVTSCLGMTYVQDLMPHAPGRATALFFNAARVGSILSGVLSGLLVQAFSYRGTFLFCGLLALCALVLFAVPGDRYPLMWKAVKRFARSQYGKLQARQRERQR